In Phoenix dactylifera cultivar Barhee BC4 chromosome 11, palm_55x_up_171113_PBpolish2nd_filt_p, whole genome shotgun sequence, the following are encoded in one genomic region:
- the LOC103719112 gene encoding transcription factor CPC-like: MADLDQSSEDVSVDTREGNSQDSKVEFTEDEETLIARMYNLLGDRWSLIAGRIPGRTAEEIEKYWTSRYSNSEQ, encoded by the exons ATGGCTGACTTGGATCAATCATCTGAGGATGTCTCTGTAGATACCAGAG AAGGGAACAGTCAGGATTCCAAGGTGGAGTTCACAGAGGATGAGGAGACACTGATTGCCAGGATGTATAATTTGCttggagatag GTGGTCTCTGATTGCTGGAAGGATTCCTGGAAGAACAGCTGAAGAGATTGAGAAGTACTGGACCTCGAGGTACTCAAATAGTGAACAATGA
- the LOC120112427 gene encoding alpha-terpineol synthase, chloroplastic-like isoform X2, with protein MALSTCFASTACHAGSKGWVVASQVRSQPTTRRSANYQPSSWDYDSLQSLRGGDLNGTHTTHLEKLKENTRHLLSKEAEPVARLKLVDVLQRLGVGYHFEEEIKDALGSMPIERANTLFKDDIHSMSLLFRLLREHGFPVSPDIFSSLKEENGNFKASLLRDTQALLSLHEASYLAFEGETLLDEARIFTTKYLSDLKLQMDPHLKGKVSLSLDLPLHWRTPRLEARWHIDQYERDGNMDHMLLQFAKVDFNTVQSIHQSEIRKLTRWWKDVGLGDKLSFARDRLIEYFFFATGIVFEPHLGYCREELTKAFALVAIIDDFYDIYGTPEELNLFTNAVQRWDSNAMEGFPEYMKILYSALYNTTNEVADHIHREEGWDALPYLRKAAELERGDTPTSIQCYMQDNGVSEAVARNGIQDLIINSWKKLNKEAVDCHPLPRYIANAAINLGRISHCTYHKGDGLGAPDQEKKNMIKSLFFDPVALKGGQDSLGLLDDRFVVSNV; from the exons ATGGCACTCTCTACATGCTTCGCATCCACCGCATGTCATGCCGGGAGCAAAGGTTGGGTGGTGGCAAGTCAAGTCCGTTCccaacctacgacgaggcgatcgGCAAATTATCAGCCTAGCTCATGGGACTATGACTCCCTTCAGTCTTTGAGGGGTGGCGACTTG AACGGGACACACACGACACACTTGGAAAAGTTGAAGGAGAACACGAGGCACTTGCTATCCAAGGAGGCTGAACCAGTGGCTCGACTTAAGCTGGTCGACGTCCTGCAGCGTCTTGGTGTGGGTTATCACTTTGAGGAGGAGATCAAGGATGCCCTTGGCTCGATGCCCATTGAGAGGGCAAACACATTGTTCAAAGACGACATCCACTCCATGTCTTTGCTATTTAGACTGCTTAGAGAGCACGGGTTTCCTGTTTCCCCAG ACATCTTCAGTAGCTTGAAAGAAGAGAACGGTAACTTCAAGGCAAGCCTTCTCAGGGACACTCAAGCATTATTATCCCTACATGAGGCTTCATATCTTGCTTTTGAAGGAGAAACACTGCTGGATGAAGCAAGAATTTTCACAACTAAATATCTCAGCGATCTCAAGCTACAGATGGATCCACACCTTAAGGGAAAAGTTTCTCTATCTTTGGATCTTCCTTTGCACTGGAGGACTCCAAGGTTGGAAGCAAGATGGCACATAGATCAGTATGAAAGAGATGGAAACATGGACCATATGCTTCTTCAATTTGCTAAGGTCGATTTCAACACAGTGCAAAGCATACACCAAAGTGAAATTAGAAAACTGACAAG GTGGTGGAAAGATGTAGGCCTTGGGGATAAATTGAGCTTTGCTAGAGATCGATTGATAGAGTACTTCTTCTTTGCAACTGGAATTGTATTCGAGCCGCATCTTGGATATTGTCGAGAGGAACTTACTAAAGCATTTGCTTTGGTAGCAATTATAGATGATTTCTATGATATTTACGGAACACCGGAAGAGCTTAACCTTTTCACCAACGCCGTCCAGAG GTGGGACTCCAATGCAATGGAAGGCTTTCCAGAGTATATGAAAATCTTGTATTCAGCTTTGTACAACACAACCAATGAAGTGGCGGATCACATACATAGAGAAGAGGGCTGGGATGCCCTTCCTTATCTCAGAAAAGCG GCAGAGTTAGAGAGAGGTGATACTCCAACATCCATCCAATGCTACATGCAagacaatggtgtatccgaGGCAGTTGCTCGCAATGGCATTCAAGATTTAATCATTAATTCATGGAAGAAGCTGAACAAAGAAGCTGTTGATTGCCATCCACTCCCTCGATACATTGCTAATGCAGCCATAAATCTTGGACGGATATCGCATTGCACATACCATAAGGGAGATGGCTTGGGTGCTCCAGAtcaagagaagaagaatatgATCAAGTCCCTGTTTTTTGATCCTGTAGCACTCAAAGGAGGCCAGGATTCTTTAGGGCTTCTTGATGATAGGTTTGTGGTCAGCAATGTGTAG
- the LOC120112427 gene encoding alpha-terpineol synthase, chloroplastic-like isoform X1, with protein sequence MALSTCFASTACHAGSKGWVVASQVRSQPTTRRSANYQPSSWDYDSLQSLRGGDLNGTHTTHLEKLKENTRHLLSKEAEPVARLKLVDVLQRLGVGYHFEEEIKDALGSMPIERANTLFKDDIHSMSLLFRLLREHGFPVSPDIFSSLKEENGNFKASLLRDTQALLSLHEASYLAFEGETLLDEARIFTTKYLSDLKLQMDPHLKGKVSLSLDLPLHWRTPRLEARWHIDQYERDGNMDHMLLQFAKVDFNTVQSIHQSEIRKLTRWWKDVGLGDKLSFARDRLIEYFFFATGIVFEPHLGYCREELTKAFALVAIIDDFYDIYGTPEELNLFTNAVQRWDSNAMEGFPEYMKILYSALYNTTNEVADHIHREEGWDALPYLRKAWEDLFNAFLTEAKWHYNGYKPALEEYLNNARMSVSGCVLLVHASLLSTQRLTKEALQCLKTYPSLFLSSSEIFRLCNDLATSSAELERGDTPTSIQCYMQDNGVSEAVARNGIQDLIINSWKKLNKEAVDCHPLPRYIANAAINLGRISHCTYHKGDGLGAPDQEKKNMIKSLFFDPVALKGGQDSLGLLDDRFVVSNV encoded by the exons ATGGCACTCTCTACATGCTTCGCATCCACCGCATGTCATGCCGGGAGCAAAGGTTGGGTGGTGGCAAGTCAAGTCCGTTCccaacctacgacgaggcgatcgGCAAATTATCAGCCTAGCTCATGGGACTATGACTCCCTTCAGTCTTTGAGGGGTGGCGACTTG AACGGGACACACACGACACACTTGGAAAAGTTGAAGGAGAACACGAGGCACTTGCTATCCAAGGAGGCTGAACCAGTGGCTCGACTTAAGCTGGTCGACGTCCTGCAGCGTCTTGGTGTGGGTTATCACTTTGAGGAGGAGATCAAGGATGCCCTTGGCTCGATGCCCATTGAGAGGGCAAACACATTGTTCAAAGACGACATCCACTCCATGTCTTTGCTATTTAGACTGCTTAGAGAGCACGGGTTTCCTGTTTCCCCAG ACATCTTCAGTAGCTTGAAAGAAGAGAACGGTAACTTCAAGGCAAGCCTTCTCAGGGACACTCAAGCATTATTATCCCTACATGAGGCTTCATATCTTGCTTTTGAAGGAGAAACACTGCTGGATGAAGCAAGAATTTTCACAACTAAATATCTCAGCGATCTCAAGCTACAGATGGATCCACACCTTAAGGGAAAAGTTTCTCTATCTTTGGATCTTCCTTTGCACTGGAGGACTCCAAGGTTGGAAGCAAGATGGCACATAGATCAGTATGAAAGAGATGGAAACATGGACCATATGCTTCTTCAATTTGCTAAGGTCGATTTCAACACAGTGCAAAGCATACACCAAAGTGAAATTAGAAAACTGACAAG GTGGTGGAAAGATGTAGGCCTTGGGGATAAATTGAGCTTTGCTAGAGATCGATTGATAGAGTACTTCTTCTTTGCAACTGGAATTGTATTCGAGCCGCATCTTGGATATTGTCGAGAGGAACTTACTAAAGCATTTGCTTTGGTAGCAATTATAGATGATTTCTATGATATTTACGGAACACCGGAAGAGCTTAACCTTTTCACCAACGCCGTCCAGAG GTGGGACTCCAATGCAATGGAAGGCTTTCCAGAGTATATGAAAATCTTGTATTCAGCTTTGTACAACACAACCAATGAAGTGGCGGATCACATACATAGAGAAGAGGGCTGGGATGCCCTTCCTTATCTCAGAAAAGCG TGGGAGGACCTATTCAACGCCTTCCTAACGGAGGCAAAGTGGCATTACAACGGCTACAAACCAGCCCTCGAGGAGTATCTAAACAATGCTCGGATGTCAGTGTCAGGCTGCGTCCTATTAGTCCATGCTAGCCTCTTATCAACGCAGAGACTAACCAAGGAGGCATTGCAGTGCTTGAAGACCTATCCAAGCCTCTTCCTGTCCTCATCCGAGATCTTTCGTCTTTGCAATGATTTAGCCACTTCTTCG GCAGAGTTAGAGAGAGGTGATACTCCAACATCCATCCAATGCTACATGCAagacaatggtgtatccgaGGCAGTTGCTCGCAATGGCATTCAAGATTTAATCATTAATTCATGGAAGAAGCTGAACAAAGAAGCTGTTGATTGCCATCCACTCCCTCGATACATTGCTAATGCAGCCATAAATCTTGGACGGATATCGCATTGCACATACCATAAGGGAGATGGCTTGGGTGCTCCAGAtcaagagaagaagaatatgATCAAGTCCCTGTTTTTTGATCCTGTAGCACTCAAAGGAGGCCAGGATTCTTTAGGGCTTCTTGATGATAGGTTTGTGGTCAGCAATGTGTAG